One region of Chaetodon auriga isolate fChaAug3 chromosome 5, fChaAug3.hap1, whole genome shotgun sequence genomic DNA includes:
- the gatd3l gene encoding ES1 protein, mitochondrial produces MMATRTLLSKQTLAVLSRQPACFVHHGDYGNWGNTNIAVVFSGCGWWDGTDVHEGVYTMYHLSRNGARFQMFAPNQQQMHVMDHMRKQPASGENRNMMMEAARFSHGQGMMQMQDLAKLDVNSFDGVIFPGGHGVTKNLSSFVKDGKDCKLHNDVERVLKDFHRSRKPIGLASMAPVLACRALPNIEVTMGYERDDSTRWGNWPHTNMVQAVKSMGARHNGREPYEAYVDEKNKVVSTPAFMWETDYHYHYIFDGIGNMVKHVMRMSTK; encoded by the exons ATGATGGCAACCAGGACTTTgctgtcaaaacaaaccctggcTGTTCTCTCTCGCCAGCCTGCCTGCTTTGTTCACCACGGTGACTATGGCAACTGGGGAAACACCAATATTGCAGTG GTTTTCTCAGGATGTGGCTGGTGGGATGGGACTGATGTCCACGAGGGAGTTTA CACCATGTACCACCTGAGCCGTAACGGCGCTCGCTTCCAGATGTTTGCTCCAAATCAGCAGCAGATGCATGTGATGGACCACATGAGGAAGCAGCCGGCCTCTGGAGAGAACCG GAACATGATGATGGAGGCGGCTCGCTTCAGTCATGGTCAAGGAATGATGCAAATGCAAGACCTGGCCAAGCTGGATGTCAACAGCTTTGATGGTGTCATCTTTCCTGGAGGCCACGGCGTCACCAAGAATct ATCCTCCTTTGTGAAGGATGGCAAAGACTGCAAGCTGCACAACGATGTGGAAAGGGTGCTTAAAGATTTCCACCGTTCACGCAAGCCTATCGG TCTGGCCAGCATGGCTCCCGTGCTGGCCTGCCGAGCGCTGCCGAACATCGAGGTGACCATGGGCTACGAGCGGGACGACAGCACTCGCTGGGGGAACTGGCCTCACACGAACATGGTGCAGGCCGTGAAGAGCATGGGCGCTCGCCACAACGGCCGTGAGCCATAC GAAGCTTATGTGGACGAGAAGAACAAAGTGGTCAGCACCCCTGCCTTCATGTGGGAAACCGACTATCACTATCACTATATCTTTGATGGCATTGGAAATATGGTCAAACATGTCATGCGCATGTCAACCAAGTAA
- the tmem127 gene encoding transmembrane protein 127, with product MTMYAPPGSTVPGGRRRRGGTSLPKQPERSLVSALPGALSITALCTALAEPAWLRVHGGTCPRQELGVADVLGYIDPKLLDDYCVNPQTILLLRVIAAFCFLGILCSLTAFLLDVFGPKHPALKITRRYAFAHILTVLQCATVIGFCYWASELILSLQQQHKKYHGSLIYVTFAISFYLVAGAGGASILATAANLLRHYPTEEEEQALELLSEMEDSSETFPADYDIANQFQPPPAYTP from the exons ATGACCATGTATGCCCCACCGGGTTCTACTGTCCCTGGAGGTcgaaggaggagagggggcaCCTCCCTGCCGAAGCAGCCGGAGCGGAGCCTGGTGTCGGCCCTGCCCGGAGCTCTGTCCATCACAGCGCTGTGCACGGCTCTGGCGGAACCGGCCTGGCTCCGGGTTCATGGAGGCACCTGTCCGAGACAAGAGCTGGGGGTGGCAGATGTCCTGGGCTACATTGACCCCAAGCTTCTGGACG atTACTGCGTGAACCCACAGACCATCTTGCTGCTGAGGGTGATCGCCGCCTTCTGTTTCCTGGGCATCCTGTGCAGTCTGACTGCTTTCCTTCTGGATGTGTTTGGCCCCAAGCACCCAGCACTAAAGATCACACGCAGATATGCATTTGCACATATTCTCACAG TGTTGCAGTGTGCCACCGTCATTGGCTTCTGCTACTGGGCCTCAGAGCTCAtcctgtcactgcagcagcagcacaaaaagTACCACGGCTCCCTCATTTACGTCACTTTCGCCATCAGCTTCTACCTGGTGGCAGGAGCCGGCGGGGCCTCTATCCTCGCCACGGCTGCGAACCTCCTGCGCCACTACCCcaccgaggaggaggagcaggcttTAGAGCTGCTCTCGGAGATGGAGGACAGCAGTGAAACGTTTCCTGCTGATTATGACATTGCCAATCAGTTTCAGCCACCGCCTGCCTACACGCCCTAA
- the ciao1 gene encoding putative cytosolic iron-sulfur protein assembly protein ciao1, with protein sequence MKEALSLVQRLSAHPDSRCWFVSWSPSGTLLASCGGDKAIRIWGREGDSWICKTVLQDGHQRTVRKVAWSPCGNYLASASFDATTCIWKKKNDDFESLTVLEGHENEVKCVAWAPSGNLLATCSRDKSVWVWEVDEEDEYECVTVVNSHTQDVKHVVWHPTQELLASASYDNNICIYKEEDDDWECRATLTGHTSTVWALSFDAAGRRLASCSDDRTVKIWKEYPNESGQDLLWKCVCTLSGYHGRTVYDVAWCRLTGALATACGDDAVRVFKEDETADPDQPVFSLAAQVAKAHSQDVNCVAWNPKEAGLLASCSDDGEISIWRFHEED encoded by the exons ATGAAGGAGGCTCTGTCCCTGGTTCAGAGACTGAGCGCACATCCGGACTCCCGGTGCTGGTTCGTCAGCTGGAGCCCGTCCGGGACGCTGCTGGCCTCATGCGGGGGCGACAAGGCCATCCGGATATGGGGACGAGAAG GTGACTCTTGGATTTGTAAGACGGTGCTCCAGGATGGACACCAGCGCACTGTGAGGAAAGTGGCGTGGTCTCCATGTGGGAATTATTTGGCCTCAGCCAGCTTTGATGCGACCACGTGCATctggaaaaagaagaatgatGATTTTGAG AGTTTGACTGTGTTGGAAGGACATGAGAACGAGGTGAAATGCGTGGCGTGGGCGCCTTCAGGGAATCTGCTGGCAACGTGTAGCCGAGACAAGAGCGTGTGGGTCTGGGAAG TGGATGAAGAAGACGAGTACGAGTGCGTGACCGTCGTAAACTCTCACACACAAGATGTCAAGCACGTCGTGTGGCACCCGACCCAGGAG CTCCTGGCTTCAGCGAGCTACGACAacaacatttgcatttacaaGGAAGAGGACGATGACTGGGAGTGCCGGGCCACGCTGACCGGACACACGTCCACAGTGTGGGCCTTGTCTTTTGATGCGGCTGGACGGAGGCTGGCCTCCTGCAGCGACGACCGCACCGTCAAGATTTGGAAGGAGTATCCAAATGAAAGTGGACAGG ACTTGTTGTGGAAGTGTGTTTGCACTCTGTCTGGATACCATGGACGAACGGTGTACGACGTCGCCTG gtgtcGGCTGACCGGCGCCCTGGCGACCGCCTGCGGTGACGATGCGGTGCGAGTCTTTAAGGAGGACGAGACGGCGGATCCAGACCAGCCTGTGTTCTCGCTGGCGGCTCAAGTGGCCAAAGCTCACAGCCAGGACGTCAACTGTGTGGCCTGGAACCCGAAGGAGGCGGGACTCCTGGCCTCCTGCAGCGATGACGGGGAGATCAGCATCTGGAGGTTCCACGAGGAAGACTGA